A window of the Lactuca sativa cultivar Salinas chromosome 7, Lsat_Salinas_v11, whole genome shotgun sequence genome harbors these coding sequences:
- the LOC128127299 gene encoding uncharacterized protein LOC128127299 has protein sequence MIFTFVVTGWEGEVHDSRILSEAVADPQASFPFPPPDKYYLCDAAYAHTRGFMAPYRNVRYWLGDFRQRCALTNKEKFNHGHAKLRNVIERAFGVLKARFPILKRMAPFPFVTQRNIAMACFALHNYIRKEGLSDEYFARYDEPNVPFRNNNVAIDDDEDGIPTHGTAADREYMTQLRDEIADQLMHNIN, from the exons atgatttttacatttgttgtgaccgGGTGGGAAGGGGAAGTGCATGACTCTAGAATATTATCAGAAGCAGTAGCCGATCCACAAGCATCATTCCCGTTTCCACCACCag acaaatattatctttgtgatgccgCGTATGCACACACTCGAGGATTTATGGCCCCTTATCGTAATGTGAGGTATTGGCTTGGAGATTTTCGTCAAAGATGTGCATTGAccaataaagaaaaatttaaccATGGACATGCAAAACTTCGGAATGTCATTGAGCGtgcttttggtgttttgaaagcaCGCTTCCCTATATTGAAGAGGATGGCACCATTCCCGTTTGTGACACAAAGAAACATTGCCATGGCATGCTTCGCGCTTCATAATTATATAAGGAAAGAAGGATTGAGTGATGAGTATTTCGCACGATACGATGAACCCAATGTCCCGTTTCGAAATAACAATGTGGccattgatgatgatgaagacggGATTCCAACACATGGTACTGCAGCAGACCGTGAATATATGACTCAGTTACGTGATGAAATTGCTGATCAGTTGATGCACAATATAAATTGa